The sequence AAGAACAGCTCTCTTCAAAGCCATTTCAGAAGGGGAGAAAAAATTTATAGCACTCGCTCTCTCTACAGATGAAGAAGGCTTCACCTCACCGTGCGGAGCATGCCGACAAGTTATTAGCGACCTTGCAGGCGATATCGACATAATACTAACCAACGGAAAAGGTAAAGAAAAACTACTTCGCACTTCTGACCTTCTTCCCCATCCTTTCACACCAAATAATTTAATATAAAATATGGAAGTTACACTTCATAATACACCAAAAGAAATCGGTTGGATCGAAGTAATCTGTGGTTGTATGTTCAGTGGTAAAACCGAAGAACTTATCCGCCGACTTCGCCGCGCCCAAATAGCAAAACAAAAGGTTGTAATTTTCAAACCGGGAATTGATACCCGGTATAGTTCCGACCATATCGTTTCGCACAATACACAATCTTTATCTTCAACTGTCGTGAATAACCCAAAAGATATTTTGGAGTTAGCAAAAGAATCTCAAGTTGTGGGTATTGATGAAGCTCAATTTTTTCCTTTAGAAATTATAGAGATATGTGAGACATTAGCAAATCAGGGTAAGCGAGTCCTAATTGCTGGTTTAGATCAAGATTATCGTGGGAAGCCGTTCGGACCAATTCCACAATTACTTGCAACTGCAGAATACATCACAAAAACATTGGCGATTTGCGTAATCTGCGGAAACCCTGCCGACAGAACACAAAGAATGACTAATCAGCAGGAACTTGTAGTCATTGGCGCAAAAGACGTTTACGAAGCAAGATGCCGCCGGTGTCATCAAGTTTCGCATGAATAATAATTTTAGGAGATTATAATGGGATTCGAATCTATCATTCGTGGAATTATAGGTGTTTTAGTAATAGTCGGAATTGCTTTTTTATTTTCGAATAATAAGAAAAGAGTAAATTGGCGATTAGTTGGGATGGGGTTGCTCATTCAATTAGTGTTTGCAATTTTCATAATTAAAAGCCAAACCTTAGCCAATTTTTTTGCTCCTTTGGGTTACCCAAAACTTATTATTGAGGGGCTCGGAAATATTGTCGTTAGCTTACTCGGCTTTACAACCGAAGGGGCTAAATTTGTATTTGGAAATTTAGCTGTCAATAATGGTGATGGCAGCATGGGCTTTTTCTTTGCTTTTCAAGTCCTCCCTACTATTATTTTTGTTTCATCCTTGACTGCAATCTTATATTATTTGGGAATTTTACAGCGGATAGTTCAAGGGATGGCTTGGCTGATGATTCGGCTGATGGGAACAAGTGGAGCTGAATCGCTTTCAAATTCTGCAAACATTTTTGTCGGTCAAACTGAAGCTCCTTTGCTAATCCGTCCTTATGTCGGAAATATGACACAATCCGAATTACTTACCATTATGGTGGGTGGTATGGCGACTATAGCAGGGGGTGTTATGGCGGCAT is a genomic window of Bacteroidota bacterium containing:
- the cdd gene encoding cytidine deaminase; its protein translation is MDYKNLIKAANSAKKNSHSPYSKFRVGAAVLTKSGKIYSGCNIEISSYSLTICAERTALFKAISEGEKKFIALALSTDEEGFTSPCGACRQVISDLAGDIDIILTNGKGKEKLLRTSDLLPHPFTPNNLI
- a CDS encoding thymidine kinase → MEVTLHNTPKEIGWIEVICGCMFSGKTEELIRRLRRAQIAKQKVVIFKPGIDTRYSSDHIVSHNTQSLSSTVVNNPKDILELAKESQVVGIDEAQFFPLEIIEICETLANQGKRVLIAGLDQDYRGKPFGPIPQLLATAEYITKTLAICVICGNPADRTQRMTNQQELVVIGAKDVYEARCRRCHQVSHE